The Spiroplasma citri genomic sequence TAATTAATAAAAAATATCAATTAAAAAAATATTTTTTTAAAAATAAAAAAAATAGAGATGCTACTATGTTTCTTATCCCTATTTATCTTTCTACTTAAAATAATATTATTTTGTGTAATTTGGTGGTTCTTTGGTAATTGCAATATCATGGGGGTGTGATTCTTTTAAACCATTATTTGAAATTTCCACAAACTGAGCTGTTTTTTGTAACATTAAAATATTTTTTGCACCACAATAACCAAAACCGCTTCGTACACCACCAATAAATTGAAATAAAATATCACTTAATTTACCTTTTAATAAAACTCGTCCTTCAACTCCTTCTGGAACTAATTTACGATTCTTATCTTGAAAATAACGATCAGCACTACCTTTTTTCATAGCAGCTAATGAACCCATTCCCATATATGTTTTATATTTTTTACCTTCAACAATCATTTCTTCACCGGGTGCTTCAAATGTTGAAGCAAAAACTGAACCCATCATTACAGCGTTAGCACCAGCTGCAAGTGCTTTAACAACATCACCAGAATATTTAATTCCACCATCAGCAATGACTGGAATTTCTTTTCCTTTGCAAGCCTCATAGACATCATTAATAGCTGTCATTTGAGGAACTCCAACTCCAGCAACAACTCTTGTTGTACAAATACTTCCTGGCCCGACACCAACTTTAATTGCATTAGCACCAGCTGCAATTAAATCTACCGCTCCTTGAGCAGTAACAACATTCCCAACGATTAAATCAATGGTTGGAAAAGCTTTTCTAATTTTTTGAACCATATTAATAATACCTTGACTATGACCGTGTGCTGAATCAACAACAATTACATCAACTCCAACTGCAACAAGTTTTTCAACACGTAATAATGTACTTTCATCAATTCCAACTGCTACACCAACTCGTAATCGCCCTTGTTCATCTTTACAAGCATTAGGATATTCATCACGATTATTAATATCTTTAATGGTAATTAACCCAGTTAAAATATTTTTTTCATTAACAATTGGCAGTTTTTCAATACGATTATTTAGCAAAATATCTTTTGCTTTCTCTAAATCAATATTTTCATGAGTTGTAATCAAGTTTTTTACAGTCATAAATTTATCAACCGAAGCAGTTAAATCATGACATGCTCTAATATCACGATTTGTAATTATTCCTAATAATTTGTTTTCTTCATCAACAATTGGCAGACCCGAAATACGATACTGAGCCATAATATTTTCAGCATCCTGAACAGTCATTGTTGGTTTTAATGTTATTGGATTAATAATAAAACCGGATTCATTACGTTTAACTTTTTCAACTTCTGCCACTTGTTTATCA encodes the following:
- the guaB gene encoding IMP dehydrogenase yields the protein MQIKKSYTFDDLVLVPQKSDILPYQIDLRTKLTKNIELNIPFISSAMDTVTESKLAIAIAREGGIGIIHKNLSIDKQVAEVEKVKRNESGFIINPITLKPTMTVQDAENIMAQYRISGLPIVDEENKLLGIITNRDIRACHDLTASVDKFMTVKNLITTHENIDLEKAKDILLNNRIEKLPIVNEKNILTGLITIKDINNRDEYPNACKDEQGRLRVGVAVGIDESTLLRVEKLVAVGVDVIVVDSAHGHSQGIINMVQKIRKAFPTIDLIVGNVVTAQGAVDLIAAGANAIKVGVGPGSICTTRVVAGVGVPQMTAINDVYEACKGKEIPVIADGGIKYSGDVVKALAAGANAVMMGSVFASTFEAPGEEMIVEGKKYKTYMGMGSLAAMKKGSADRYFQDKNRKLVPEGVEGRVLLKGKLSDILFQFIGGVRSGFGYCGAKNILMLQKTAQFVEISNNGLKESHPHDIAITKEPPNYTK